One Paenibacillus thermoaerophilus DNA window includes the following coding sequences:
- a CDS encoding glucosaminidase domain-containing protein has product MVQAGTGTPIMGTAQATEQQMGAYLRRFNPDAPDYARLYLEIGERYGVRGDLAFAQSIKETGYWRFGGDVKPEQNNFAGLGATGGGARGASFATPQEGIEAQIQHLYGYATTAPLPSGAKLVDPRFSILQSAGLRGAAPTWEQLNGRWAVPGVGYGESIVQIGREIAAEPVTDWKTSALEWLKAERLIDSPHDPDAPVTWAEFGTVLRRLAGK; this is encoded by the coding sequence ATGGTTCAAGCGGGAACCGGCACTCCGATTATGGGGACGGCGCAGGCGACGGAGCAGCAGATGGGGGCTTATCTGCGGCGATTCAATCCGGACGCGCCCGATTACGCCCGGCTGTATCTGGAGATCGGCGAACGATACGGGGTCCGGGGCGATTTGGCGTTTGCGCAGTCGATCAAGGAAACGGGTTACTGGCGGTTCGGCGGGGACGTCAAGCCGGAGCAGAACAACTTCGCGGGACTTGGAGCGACGGGCGGCGGCGCGAGAGGAGCCAGCTTCGCGACGCCGCAGGAAGGGATCGAAGCGCAAATCCAGCATCTGTACGGATATGCGACAACTGCCCCGCTGCCGTCCGGGGCCAAGCTCGTCGATCCCCGATTCTCGATTCTGCAGTCCGCCGGACTGCGCGGCGCCGCTCCGACCTGGGAGCAGCTCAACGGACGATGGGCCGTGCCGGGAGTCGGGTACGGGGAGAGCATCGTCCAGATCGGCCGGGAGATCGCGGCCGAGCCCGTGACGGATTGGAAAACGTCGGCGCTCGAATGGCTCAAGGCGGAGAGGTTAATCGACTCCCCGCACGACCCCGATGCGCCTGTCACCTGGGCGGAGTTCGGCACCGTGCTGAGAAGGCTGGCGGGGAAATAA
- the ychF gene encoding redox-regulated ATPase YchF, translating to MALSCGIVGLPNVGKSTLFNAITQAGAESANYPFCTIDPNVGVVEVPDPRLQKLAEIVNPNRIVPTAFEFVDIAGLVKGASKGEGLGNKFLSHIREVDAIVHVVRCFKDENITHVSGKVDPISDIETINLELILADIDTVEKRLERSRKNMKSGDKKYVQEVEVLERLKEVLYNDKPARSLELTDEEKLIVRDLHLLTMKPVLYAANVSEAEAANADGNEYVQRVREYAEAEGAEVVPISAKVESEIAELEGEDKELFLQELGLRESGLDRLIRAAYKLLGLYTYFTAGVQEVRAWTIRKGTKAPQAAGVIHTDFERGFIRAEVVSYDDLIAAGSMSAAREKGLLRLEGKDYVVNDGDVMHFRFNV from the coding sequence GTGGCACTGTCCTGTGGAATCGTCGGCTTGCCGAACGTCGGCAAATCGACTTTGTTTAATGCGATTACGCAAGCCGGCGCAGAGTCGGCCAACTATCCGTTCTGTACGATCGATCCGAACGTCGGCGTGGTCGAAGTGCCGGACCCGCGGCTGCAGAAACTGGCGGAGATCGTCAACCCGAACCGGATTGTGCCGACCGCGTTCGAATTCGTCGATATCGCCGGTCTGGTCAAAGGCGCCAGCAAGGGCGAAGGGCTTGGCAACAAATTTCTCTCCCACATCCGCGAGGTGGACGCGATCGTACATGTGGTGCGCTGCTTCAAGGACGAGAACATTACGCACGTCTCGGGCAAGGTCGATCCGATCAGCGATATCGAGACGATTAATCTCGAGCTGATTCTGGCGGATATCGACACCGTGGAGAAGCGGCTGGAGCGTTCCCGCAAAAACATGAAAAGCGGCGACAAAAAATACGTGCAAGAGGTCGAGGTGCTGGAGCGCCTCAAAGAAGTGCTGTACAACGACAAACCGGCGCGCAGCCTGGAGCTGACCGACGAGGAGAAGCTGATCGTGCGCGATCTGCATCTGCTGACGATGAAGCCGGTGCTGTACGCGGCGAATGTCAGCGAGGCCGAAGCGGCCAATGCGGACGGCAACGAATACGTGCAGCGCGTCCGCGAGTATGCCGAGGCCGAAGGAGCCGAGGTGGTGCCGATCAGCGCCAAGGTGGAGTCGGAGATCGCCGAGCTCGAGGGCGAGGATAAAGAGCTGTTCCTGCAGGAGCTCGGTTTGCGGGAGTCGGGGCTCGACCGGCTTATTCGCGCCGCGTACAAGCTGTTGGGGCTGTACACGTACTTTACGGCTGGCGTGCAGGAGGTTCGCGCTTGGACGATCCGCAAGGGAACCAAAGCGCCGCAGGCCGCCGGCGTCATTCATACCGACTTCGAACGCGGCTTTATCCGCGCCGAGGTCGTCTCCTACGACGATCTGATCGCAGCCGGCTCGATGAGCGCGGCGAGGGAAAAAGGACTTCTCCGGCTCGAAGGCAAGGATTATGTGGTAAACGACGGCGACGTGATGCATTTCCGCTTCAACGTGTAA
- the prfA gene encoding peptide chain release factor 1, with translation MLDRLQALADRYEKLSELLCDPDVASDASRLREYSKEQSDLEEAYQAYLEYRKVIEGIESAKSLLNEKLDEEMRELAKMELEELEPRKAELEERIRVLLLPKDPNDDKNVIMEIRGAAGGDEAALFAGDLYRMYTRYSELQGWRVELMDASYNDLGGFKEVIFMISGKGAYSKLKFESGAHRVQRVPVTESGGRIHTSTATVAVLPEVEDVDVEIHEKDIRIDTFCSSGAGGQSVNTTKSAIRVTHIPTGIVAQCQDEKSQHKNKEKALKVLRARIYDKMMEEEMAKYAGERKSKVGTGDRSERIRTYNFPQNRVTDHRIGLTIHRLESVLNGDLDEIIQALTLVAQTEGLQQGETG, from the coding sequence GTGTTGGATCGATTGCAGGCGCTGGCCGACCGGTACGAGAAGCTGAGCGAGCTGCTGTGCGACCCGGACGTGGCGAGCGACGCATCGCGGCTGCGCGAATACTCCAAGGAGCAGTCCGATCTGGAGGAAGCTTATCAGGCTTATCTGGAATACCGCAAAGTGATAGAGGGAATCGAGTCGGCCAAATCGCTGCTGAATGAGAAGCTGGACGAAGAGATGCGCGAGCTGGCGAAGATGGAGCTCGAGGAGCTGGAGCCCCGCAAGGCGGAGCTGGAAGAGCGCATTCGCGTGCTACTGCTGCCCAAGGACCCGAACGACGACAAGAACGTCATCATGGAGATCCGGGGCGCGGCGGGCGGCGACGAGGCCGCTTTGTTCGCCGGGGATTTGTACCGCATGTATACGCGGTACTCCGAGCTGCAAGGGTGGCGCGTCGAGCTGATGGACGCCAGCTATAACGATCTCGGCGGGTTCAAAGAGGTCATCTTTATGATCAGCGGCAAGGGCGCGTACAGCAAGCTGAAGTTCGAAAGCGGCGCGCACCGCGTCCAGCGGGTGCCGGTGACGGAGTCCGGCGGGCGCATCCATACGTCGACGGCGACGGTCGCCGTGCTTCCCGAGGTGGAGGACGTGGACGTGGAGATCCACGAGAAGGATATCCGCATCGACACGTTCTGCTCCAGCGGCGCGGGCGGCCAATCCGTCAATACGACGAAGTCGGCGATCCGCGTCACGCATATTCCGACGGGTATCGTGGCGCAGTGCCAAGACGAGAAATCGCAGCACAAAAATAAGGAGAAGGCGCTGAAGGTGCTGCGGGCGCGCATCTACGACAAGATGATGGAAGAGGAAATGGCCAAATACGCCGGAGAACGCAAGAGCAAGGTCGGAACGGGTGACCGGAGCGAGCGGATTCGGACTTACAACTTCCCGCAGAACCGGGTGACGGACCATCGGATCGGTCTGACGATCCACCGTCTGGAATCGGTGCTGAACGGCGATTTGGACGAGATCATCCAGGCGCTGACGCTGGTTGCGCAGACAGAAGGGCTCCAACAGGGGGAGACGGGATGA
- the prmC gene encoding peptide chain release factor N(5)-glutamine methyltransferase codes for MTSGGDSSGTIRSCWRQATDRLKARVDDEREAAFTAELLLRASLGWDRSALFLRWDEPMPEEARSLFSARLERRLAGEPVQYILGEQEFYGRAFAVTPAVLIPRPETELLVERILSEAQRLWPVGGEGSGTNAPLSAADIGTGSGAIAVTLAAERPDWRVTAVDLSADALAVARLNAERMGVAGRIEWLRGDLLGPLEQAGRVPDVLVSNPPYIESAVVDTLAEEVRAYEPRLALDGGADGLDCYRRMAESMSRWPRTPTLVGFEVGAGQARAVAELLERAGAWRRIEIVADYAGIGRHVVAVRR; via the coding sequence ATGACGTCCGGCGGCGATTCGTCCGGCACGATCCGGTCCTGCTGGCGGCAAGCGACGGACCGCTTGAAGGCGCGGGTAGACGACGAGCGGGAGGCGGCGTTTACGGCCGAGCTGCTGCTGCGCGCCTCGCTGGGCTGGGACCGGTCGGCGCTGTTTCTTCGCTGGGACGAGCCGATGCCTGAGGAGGCCCGGAGCCTGTTCTCCGCGCGGCTGGAGCGGCGGCTTGCCGGCGAGCCGGTGCAGTACATCCTCGGCGAGCAGGAATTTTACGGGCGCGCCTTCGCGGTGACGCCCGCTGTGCTTATCCCGCGGCCGGAGACCGAGCTGCTGGTCGAACGCATCTTGTCGGAGGCGCAGCGGCTATGGCCGGTCGGCGGGGAAGGCTCCGGGACGAATGCCCCGCTCTCGGCGGCCGACATCGGCACGGGAAGCGGCGCGATTGCGGTGACGCTGGCCGCGGAGCGGCCCGACTGGCGGGTGACGGCGGTCGACTTGTCGGCCGATGCGCTTGCGGTGGCCCGCCTCAATGCGGAGCGGATGGGCGTCGCCGGCCGGATCGAATGGCTGCGGGGCGATCTGCTGGGTCCGCTGGAACAAGCCGGCCGCGTGCCGGACGTGCTGGTGTCGAACCCGCCGTATATCGAATCGGCGGTTGTAGACACGCTGGCCGAGGAAGTTCGGGCGTATGAGCCGCGCTTGGCTCTCGACGGAGGCGCGGACGGTCTGGACTGCTATCGCCGCATGGCGGAGTCGATGTCCCGATGGCCGCGAACCCCGACGCTGGTCGGATTCGAGGTTGGAGCGGGCCAAGCCCGTGCGGTCGCCGAGCTGCTGGAACGGGCGGGCGCGTGGCGCCGGATCGAGATCGTAGCCGATTATGCGGGCATCGGGCGGCACGTCGTAGCGGTCCGCCGGTAA
- the spoIIR gene encoding stage II sporulation protein R — protein sequence MVRTHSYGFAGFSLTINRSVLRAYGYLLFALIALVMIWESNKEMQALLNPVIPEESIRLRILAQSDAPRDQWIKGKIRDAIVASLAASASEPQTLEEARAAIGGRLAELEAMANEMLRANGFEYTAHVELGVVPFPAKMYGHVVYPAGEYEALRVTLGDGLGQNWWCVLFPPLCFVDGTTGEASAKTEGTMKTGKAEAKSSGKEGAVSAKSAAPAADDDAGDARQEQADQPEVKFFLWELIKKLIAFLKGLFS from the coding sequence ATGGTACGCACTCATTCTTACGGATTCGCTGGCTTTTCTCTCACGATCAACCGCTCGGTTCTCCGGGCGTACGGATATTTGCTGTTCGCGCTGATCGCACTTGTGATGATTTGGGAATCGAACAAAGAGATGCAAGCGCTGCTGAACCCCGTCATTCCGGAAGAGTCGATCCGGCTGCGCATTCTGGCGCAAAGCGACGCGCCCCGCGACCAGTGGATCAAAGGAAAGATCCGTGACGCGATCGTCGCGAGCCTGGCCGCTTCCGCTTCGGAGCCGCAAACGCTGGAGGAAGCGCGGGCGGCTATCGGCGGCCGGCTCGCCGAGCTTGAAGCGATGGCCAACGAGATGCTGCGGGCCAACGGCTTCGAATACACCGCCCATGTCGAGCTCGGCGTCGTGCCGTTCCCGGCGAAAATGTACGGCCATGTCGTCTATCCCGCCGGGGAGTATGAAGCGCTTCGCGTCACGCTGGGAGACGGACTCGGACAAAATTGGTGGTGCGTGCTGTTCCCGCCGCTCTGCTTCGTGGACGGGACGACGGGCGAAGCTTCCGCCAAAACGGAAGGCACGATGAAAACGGGCAAAGCCGAAGCGAAAAGTAGCGGCAAGGAAGGCGCCGTATCCGCGAAATCGGCGGCTCCGGCAGCGGACGATGACGCGGGAGACGCCCGGCAGGAACAGGCCGACCAGCCGGAAGTGAAGTTTTTCCTCTGGGAGCTGATCAAGAAGCTGATTGCCTTCCTGAAGGGATTGTTCTCATAA
- a CDS encoding L-threonylcarbamoyladenylate synthase, with translation MMEGSSTKPTICWQIGDYDPRDPLTQEALAEAGRLVRGGGLVAFPTETVYGLGADARNSAAVRRIFEAKGRPSDNPLIVHVANREGAAAVARTDDPAVSALMEAFWPGPLTLVLPAREGAVAPEVTAGLPTVAVRVPDHPVALALIRSAGCPIAAPSANRSGRPSPTNAAHVREDLDGRIGGIVDGGPTGVGVESTVVEPIPGGVRILRPGGVTAEQLAAVAGRVELDPALQKEGPEDAAAAERFAPRSPGMKYTHYAPQGRLAIVEAKDGDPRQAAEYIRRELEAARARGEKTGILTVAEHAPWYEASADVVSVAGTLADPSSVARGLFAALRRFDEEGATFMLAESFPEHGIGQAVMNRLTKAAGGTRLRV, from the coding sequence ATGATGGAAGGATCATCGACAAAACCTACAATTTGTTGGCAGATCGGCGATTACGACCCGCGCGACCCGCTAACGCAGGAAGCCCTTGCGGAAGCGGGTCGGCTTGTCCGCGGGGGCGGGTTGGTGGCGTTCCCGACGGAGACGGTGTACGGATTGGGAGCCGATGCCCGGAACAGCGCGGCGGTCCGGCGTATATTCGAGGCCAAGGGACGCCCGTCGGACAACCCGCTGATCGTGCATGTCGCGAACCGCGAAGGCGCGGCGGCGGTGGCCCGGACGGACGATCCGGCCGTATCCGCGCTGATGGAGGCGTTCTGGCCGGGGCCGCTTACGCTGGTGCTGCCGGCGCGGGAGGGCGCCGTAGCCCCCGAGGTGACGGCCGGGCTGCCGACCGTCGCGGTGCGCGTCCCGGACCATCCGGTCGCGCTGGCGTTGATTCGGTCGGCCGGTTGCCCGATTGCCGCGCCTAGCGCGAATCGGTCGGGACGGCCGAGTCCGACGAACGCGGCCCATGTGCGCGAGGATCTGGACGGCCGCATCGGCGGCATCGTGGACGGCGGACCGACCGGCGTCGGCGTGGAGTCGACGGTGGTCGAGCCGATTCCCGGCGGCGTCCGCATCCTGCGGCCGGGCGGGGTCACGGCGGAGCAACTGGCCGCCGTCGCGGGGCGAGTGGAGCTCGATCCGGCCTTGCAGAAGGAGGGGCCTGAAGATGCCGCCGCCGCGGAACGGTTCGCACCGCGCTCGCCGGGCATGAAGTATACGCACTACGCTCCGCAAGGGCGGCTCGCCATTGTGGAGGCGAAGGACGGAGATCCCCGGCAGGCGGCTGAGTATATCCGGCGGGAGCTGGAGGCCGCTCGGGCACGGGGAGAGAAAACCGGCATTCTGACGGTCGCCGAGCACGCGCCGTGGTACGAGGCGTCGGCCGACGTCGTGTCCGTCGCGGGCACGCTGGCCGATCCTTCTTCCGTCGCGCGCGGATTGTTCGCCGCGCTGCGGAGGTTCGACGAGGAAGGCGCGACGTTTATGCTGGCGGAATCGTTCCCCGAGCACGGGATCGGTCAAGCCGTCATGAACCGGCTGACGAAGGCTGCCGGCGGAACCCGGCTTCGGGTGTAA
- a CDS encoding manganese efflux pump MntP family protein → MVDTAFDLGQVVTILFMAVALGMDAFSLGIGIGLRGIRLKQTLSLGLLIGFLHMALPLLGMAMGMMAGRLLGSVAALAGGCLLILLGAHMIWNAVREEQRPVMNISTLWSMIFFALTVSMDAMSVGVSMGLIASDTMLTIAVFGIVGTVMSVSGLLIGRRVHGWIGEYGEAIGGAMLLAFGISFIF, encoded by the coding sequence ATGGTGGACACGGCCTTTGATCTCGGACAGGTTGTGACGATTTTGTTCATGGCCGTGGCGCTCGGCATGGATGCTTTCTCGCTGGGCATCGGAATTGGGCTGAGAGGCATAAGGCTGAAGCAAACGTTGTCGCTTGGACTGCTGATCGGGTTTCTTCATATGGCGCTGCCGCTGCTCGGGATGGCGATGGGGATGATGGCCGGGCGTCTGCTCGGCAGCGTGGCCGCGCTGGCCGGCGGCTGTCTTCTTATTTTGCTTGGGGCGCATATGATATGGAATGCCGTCCGCGAAGAGCAGCGTCCCGTCATGAACATATCCACGCTATGGAGCATGATCTTTTTCGCGTTGACCGTCAGTATGGATGCGATGTCGGTCGGCGTATCGATGGGGCTGATCGCCAGCGATACGATGCTCACGATTGCGGTGTTCGGCATCGTCGGTACAGTTATGTCCGTATCCGGGCTGCTGATCGGCCGGCGCGTGCACGGATGGATCGGCGAATACGGGGAAGCGATCGGGGGCGCGATGCTGTTGGCGTTCGGCATCAGTTTTATATTCTAG
- a CDS encoding low molecular weight protein arginine phosphatase, which translates to MNRILFVCTGNTCRSPMAEGLFRQLAAEAGLRVEVRSAGVAARPGSPISENAQRLLQERAAEGPAASSPVTEEAIAWADLVLTMTVGHKAVLVKTFPAALDKTYTLKEFVREADASAAEERDRLAAELALKQALGEQVTDEERRKLMELEREAPDLDVADPYGGSLDRYRACADELAQHLRLLADKLKRTQS; encoded by the coding sequence ATGAACCGGATTTTGTTTGTGTGCACGGGCAATACGTGCCGCAGTCCGATGGCCGAAGGGCTGTTCCGCCAATTGGCGGCGGAAGCGGGGCTTCGCGTCGAAGTTCGTTCGGCCGGCGTAGCCGCCAGGCCGGGAAGTCCGATCTCCGAGAACGCGCAGCGTCTGCTGCAGGAGAGAGCGGCCGAAGGTCCGGCGGCATCGTCGCCCGTCACGGAGGAAGCGATCGCCTGGGCCGATCTCGTGCTCACCATGACGGTAGGCCACAAGGCGGTGTTGGTCAAGACGTTCCCCGCCGCGTTGGACAAGACGTATACGCTCAAGGAATTTGTGCGGGAAGCGGACGCGTCCGCCGCTGAAGAGCGGGACAGGCTGGCCGCGGAGCTGGCGCTCAAGCAAGCGCTCGGGGAACAAGTCACGGACGAAGAACGGCGCAAGCTGATGGAGCTGGAGCGCGAAGCGCCCGATCTCGACGTGGCCGACCCGTACGGCGGCTCGCTGGACCGCTACCGCGCTTGCGCCGACGAGCTGGCACAGCACCTCCGCCTGCTCGCGGATAAGCTGAAGCGGACGCAAAGCTAG
- the rpiB gene encoding ribose 5-phosphate isomerase B, whose protein sequence is MKIAIGADHAGYRLKADIIKLIESMGHQVEDFGCHCADSIDYPDYALPVCEKVAGGEADRGILICGTGIGMSIAANKFPGIRCALVHDLFSAKATREHNDSNVLAMGERVIGPGLAQEIVRVWLETEFSGNERHANRINKIKQIEDKYSLHP, encoded by the coding sequence GTGAAGATAGCGATTGGAGCTGACCATGCCGGCTACCGGTTAAAAGCGGACATTATCAAGCTGATCGAGTCGATGGGCCATCAAGTCGAGGATTTCGGCTGCCATTGCGCCGATTCGATCGATTACCCCGATTATGCACTGCCGGTATGCGAGAAGGTCGCCGGCGGCGAAGCGGACCGCGGCATTTTGATTTGCGGGACGGGCATCGGCATGTCGATTGCGGCCAACAAGTTCCCCGGCATCCGCTGCGCGCTTGTGCACGATTTGTTCTCGGCGAAGGCGACCCGGGAGCATAACGATTCGAACGTGCTGGCGATGGGCGAGCGCGTGATCGGGCCGGGGCTGGCGCAGGAAATCGTCCGTGTCTGGCTGGAGACGGAGTTCTCCGGCAACGAGCGGCATGCCAACCGCATCAACAAAATCAAGCAGATCGAAGACAAATACAGCCTTCATCCATAA
- a CDS encoding TIGR01440 family protein, translating into MSELDLSALAAGVSATLGELAQAGGIGNGRLVVIGCSTSEVIGERIGSAGSEQVAGAIWQGIDEARRTYGFDVAVQCCEHLNRALVVERAVLERNGWTEVTAVPVPKAGGSMAAAAYLRMSDPCLAETVAAHAALDIGETLVGMHLRRVAVPYRPSIRWLGSARVTAAYTRPPLIGGARAVYEKPRPAGGTETGGGFCR; encoded by the coding sequence ATGAGTGAACTGGACTTGTCGGCGCTGGCTGCCGGCGTCTCCGCTACGCTCGGCGAGCTGGCCCAAGCCGGAGGAATCGGGAACGGGCGGCTGGTCGTGATCGGCTGCAGCACCAGCGAGGTCATCGGCGAGCGGATCGGCAGCGCCGGTTCGGAGCAGGTGGCTGGGGCGATCTGGCAAGGGATCGACGAGGCGCGCCGGACGTACGGCTTCGACGTGGCGGTGCAATGCTGCGAGCATTTGAACCGTGCGCTCGTGGTGGAGCGGGCCGTACTGGAGCGCAACGGATGGACGGAAGTAACCGCCGTGCCCGTTCCGAAGGCCGGCGGATCGATGGCCGCCGCCGCTTACTTGCGCATGAGCGATCCGTGTCTCGCGGAGACGGTCGCCGCGCACGCCGCGCTTGATATCGGCGAGACGCTGGTCGGCATGCACTTGCGCCGCGTCGCCGTGCCTTACCGGCCGTCGATTCGCTGGCTGGGCTCGGCGAGAGTAACGGCGGCGTACACCCGGCCTCCGCTGATCGGTGGGGCTCGGGCCGTCTATGAGAAGCCGCGTCCGGCAGGCGGTACGGAGACGGGCGGCGGATTTTGCCGGTGA
- the glyA gene encoding serine hydroxymethyltransferase yields MMENLRKQDPQVLEAMNLELGRQRDKLELIASENIVSEAVMEAMGSVLTNKYAEGYPGKRYYGGCEHVDIVEEIARERAKQLFGAEHANVQPHSGAQANLAVYLAAIKAGDTVLGMNLAHGGHLTHGNPANASGILYNFVAYGVSETDFRIDYDQVRKEAFKHRPRLIVAGASAYPRTIDFEAFAQIANDVGALFMVDMAHIAGLVAAGLHPNPVPHAHFVTTTTHKTLRGPRGGMILTRKAWAAAIDKAVFPGTQGGPLMHVIASKAVALGEALQPEFKQYAQRVVNNARVLAESLMAEGLNIVSGGTDNHLILVDLRNLELTGKVAEKLLDEVGITCNKNAIPFDPTSPFVTSGIRLGTPALTTRGFDEEAMKSVAKAIAITLRNPNSESAHHQARAIVKQLTEQFPLYPNLKY; encoded by the coding sequence ATGATGGAAAACTTGCGCAAACAGGACCCCCAAGTATTGGAAGCGATGAACCTGGAGCTGGGCCGCCAGCGCGACAAGCTGGAGCTGATCGCCTCCGAGAACATTGTCAGCGAAGCGGTTATGGAAGCGATGGGCAGCGTACTGACGAACAAATACGCCGAAGGCTACCCGGGCAAACGCTACTACGGCGGCTGCGAGCATGTCGATATCGTCGAGGAGATCGCCCGCGAACGGGCGAAGCAGTTGTTCGGCGCTGAGCACGCCAACGTCCAGCCGCACTCCGGCGCGCAGGCGAACCTCGCCGTCTACCTGGCCGCAATCAAAGCGGGCGACACGGTTCTCGGCATGAACCTCGCGCACGGCGGCCACCTGACGCACGGCAACCCGGCCAACGCGTCCGGCATTCTGTACAATTTCGTCGCTTACGGCGTCAGCGAGACGGACTTCCGCATCGACTACGACCAAGTACGCAAGGAAGCGTTCAAGCATCGCCCCCGTCTGATCGTGGCGGGCGCCAGCGCGTATCCCCGCACGATCGACTTCGAAGCGTTCGCGCAGATCGCGAACGACGTCGGCGCGTTGTTTATGGTCGACATGGCGCATATTGCCGGTCTCGTCGCGGCGGGTCTGCATCCGAACCCGGTGCCTCACGCGCATTTCGTCACGACGACGACGCACAAAACGCTGCGCGGTCCCCGCGGCGGCATGATCCTGACGCGCAAAGCTTGGGCGGCGGCGATCGACAAAGCGGTATTCCCGGGCACACAAGGCGGTCCGCTGATGCATGTCATCGCTTCGAAAGCGGTCGCGCTGGGCGAAGCGCTGCAGCCGGAATTCAAGCAATACGCCCAACGCGTCGTGAACAACGCCCGCGTTCTGGCGGAGTCGCTGATGGCCGAAGGACTGAATATCGTATCCGGCGGCACGGACAACCACTTGATTCTGGTTGACCTGCGCAACCTGGAGCTGACCGGCAAAGTAGCCGAGAAGCTGCTGGATGAAGTCGGCATTACGTGCAACAAAAACGCCATTCCGTTCGATCCGACCAGCCCGTTCGTCACAAGCGGCATCCGTCTCGGCACGCCGGCATTGACGACCCGCGGTTTCGACGAAGAAGCGATGAAGTCGGTCGCCAAGGCGATCGCCATCACGCTGCGCAATCCGAACAGCGAGTCGGCTCACCATCAGGCGCGCGCGATCGTGAAGCAACTGACCGAGCAATTCCCGCTGTACCCGAACCTGAAATATTAA
- the upp gene encoding uracil phosphoribosyltransferase, translating to MSKVYICDHPLIQHKLTFIRDERTNTKDFRELVDEVATLMAYEITRNIPLEKMEVNTPVGPVQGRVISGRMLGVIPILRAGLGMVDGILKLLPAAKVGHIGLYRDPETLKPVEYYVKLPTDVQERELIVIDPMLATGGSAIAALDLLKRKNCTQIKLMCLIAAPEGIRAVQEAHPDVDIYIAAIDEKLDDHGYIVPGLGDAGDRLFGTK from the coding sequence GTGAGCAAAGTATATATCTGCGATCACCCGTTGATTCAGCATAAGCTGACGTTTATTCGTGACGAACGGACCAACACGAAAGATTTCCGAGAACTGGTGGACGAAGTGGCGACGCTGATGGCGTACGAGATTACCCGCAACATCCCGCTAGAAAAAATGGAAGTGAATACGCCGGTCGGACCCGTGCAAGGACGCGTCATCTCCGGCCGCATGCTTGGCGTCATCCCGATCCTGCGCGCGGGTTTGGGCATGGTGGACGGCATCCTGAAGCTGCTTCCGGCGGCGAAAGTCGGCCATATCGGCTTGTACCGCGATCCCGAGACGCTGAAGCCGGTCGAATACTACGTGAAACTGCCGACGGACGTGCAGGAGCGTGAACTGATCGTGATCGATCCGATGCTCGCCACGGGCGGATCGGCTATTGCGGCTCTGGATCTGCTGAAGCGCAAAAACTGCACGCAAATCAAGCTGATGTGTCTCATCGCGGCTCCGGAAGGCATACGGGCCGTTCAGGAGGCGCATCCCGACGTCGATATTTACATCGCGGCCATCGACGAGAAATTGGACGACCACGGCTATATCGTCCCGGGTTTGGGCGACGCCGGAGACCGGCTGTTCGGAACGAAGTAA